A single region of the Plasmodium malariae genome assembly, chromosome: 7 genome encodes:
- the PmUG01_07010200 gene encoding fam-l protein, which translates to MEKKIKLLLFNNIAAFILLTGIYNFSIYISEYHKFSEQNHTYGKKLNIGNYRLLAKCKQNMDTCPMKLKEWISNNDMDERKDISNNERKYAEIKKQSNGSLSNNRKDHKKHNKNKSCIFETKKYSRMEKKIFKELDYADFLKNNRTISDKIYKKIMRKKYGFRLSLPIFFVVLLSILLLLDLFVGYGLINGLFYVLNIIAPTVVSQPTSGVKPLQEMLRPLHAWLKNSPFGSFFKSASQVAGSAGKPNVDKHYYITGFFGFLIYFIPVFIIGVTCILGIFYYHKKVKKYEKIKFRKG; encoded by the exons atggaaaaaaaaattaagttactcttatttaataatattgcTGCGTTTATTCTCTTAACAGGGATATACAATTTTAGCATTTATAtt agtGAATATCATAAATTTTCGGAACAGAATCATACATAtggtaaaaaattaaatataggGAATTATCGATTATTAGCAAAATGTAAACAAAATATGGATACATGTCCTATGAAATTAAAGGAATGGATATCGAATAATGATATGGATGAGAGAAaagatatatctaataatgaaAGGAAGTAtgcagaaataaaaaaacaatcaAATGGTAGTTTATCAAATAATAGGAAAGATcataaaaaacataacaaaaataaatcttgtatatttgaaacaaaaaaatattcccgtatggaaaaaaaaatatttaaagaacttgattatgcagattttcttaaaaacaacAGGACAATTAGTGATaagatttataaaaaaataatgcgtAAAAAGTACGGATTTCGATTAAGTTTacctatattttttgttgttttgtTATCCATATTACTTTTACTAGATTTATTCGTGGGTTATGGACTTATAAATGGTTTGTTTTATGTTTTGAATATTATTGCTCCAACAGTGGTATCACAACCTACAAGTGGTGTGAAGCCTTTACAAGAAATGTTAAGGCCATTACATGCATGGTTGAAAAATTCCCCTTTTGGTTCTTTCTTTAAATCAGCTTCTCAAGTAGCAGGGAGCGCAGGCAAACCTAATGTAGataaacattattatataaccGGTTTCTTTGGTTTTCTTATATACTTCATACCCGTCTTTATAATAGGTGTCACATGTATATTAGGTATTTTTTActaccataaaaaagttaaaaagtatgaaaaaattaagtttagAAAAGggtaa